Proteins encoded in a region of the Enterococcus gilvus ATCC BAA-350 genome:
- a CDS encoding LLM class flavin-dependent oxidoreductase gives MKKIGFLSFGHWMDFEGSIVKTAKDAYLQSIDLAVEAEKIGIDGAYYRVHHFADQIGSPFPLLSAIGAKTSKIEIGTGLIDMRYENPYMMAENAGLTDIITQGRVELGVGRGSPEQVLDGWKYFGYDYDEEEIKDITRERTLEFLKLLEGERFAEQNPQPMFPQAPGKLRLEPYSEGLRQRIWWGAGSQQTAIWAAQHGMNLQSSTLVNYETNEPFHVQQAKQLRAYKEAWKEAGHDFEPRTLVTRSIQPITTDLDRQLFGRQGDDAKYDQVGFLAYHQNPTIFGKTFAGEPDKIAKELAEDEAIKEADTVLVTIPNTLGVEYNMHLLESIVKDIAPDLGWR, from the coding sequence ATGAAAAAAATTGGCTTTTTAAGTTTTGGTCATTGGATGGATTTTGAAGGATCAATCGTAAAAACAGCAAAAGATGCGTATTTACAATCCATTGATCTAGCCGTTGAAGCAGAAAAAATCGGCATTGATGGGGCTTATTATCGCGTGCATCATTTCGCAGATCAAATCGGCTCACCTTTCCCATTGCTTTCAGCGATCGGTGCGAAAACCAGTAAGATCGAGATTGGTACTGGGTTGATCGATATGCGTTACGAAAACCCTTATATGATGGCTGAAAATGCTGGATTAACAGATATCATCACTCAAGGAAGAGTCGAATTAGGCGTTGGCCGTGGTTCACCTGAACAAGTGCTTGATGGTTGGAAATATTTTGGGTATGACTATGACGAAGAAGAGATCAAAGACATCACACGGGAACGGACATTGGAATTTTTGAAGCTGCTTGAAGGCGAACGGTTCGCTGAACAAAATCCACAACCCATGTTCCCGCAAGCACCTGGAAAATTGCGTTTAGAACCTTATTCAGAAGGACTTCGTCAACGGATCTGGTGGGGCGCTGGTTCACAGCAGACAGCGATTTGGGCTGCTCAACACGGGATGAATCTGCAATCCTCAACGTTGGTAAACTATGAAACGAACGAACCTTTCCATGTTCAACAAGCCAAACAATTACGTGCCTACAAAGAGGCATGGAAAGAAGCTGGGCATGACTTTGAACCAAGAACTTTGGTGACACGTTCTATCCAGCCAATTACAACAGACTTGGACCGTCAGCTATTCGGCCGCCAAGGCGACGATGCAAAATACGACCAAGTTGGGTTCCTTGCGTACCATCAAAACCCAACGATTTTCGGGAAAACCTTTGCGGGTGAACCAGACAAGATCGCTAAAGAGTTGGCAGAAGATGAAGCCATCAAAGAAGCAGATACAGTCCTTGTTACGATCCCTAATACATTAGGCGTCGAATACAATATGCATTTGCTTGAGTCCATCGTTAAAGACATTGCTCCCGACTTAGGTTGGAGATAA
- a CDS encoding class I SAM-dependent methyltransferase: MGLEFMPIFEGWAVDYDEEVNGANPEYQEVFANYWQILDEITAHSGQSVLEFGSGTGNLTEKLVAAGKTVYPVEPSPEMRDMAAKKDALQATSFFAGDMENFPLPPEPVDTIVSNLVFHHLTAEEKQKVLKEYNQILPIGGKIIFGDTMFLSQTVYDTYLRTEKEAGRQNLAADLEREYYPVISELDQYFQKSGFQTTYRQMNRFVWIVYAEKIMEAE; this comes from the coding sequence ATGGGATTAGAGTTCATGCCGATTTTTGAAGGCTGGGCAGTGGATTATGATGAGGAAGTAAACGGCGCGAACCCGGAATATCAGGAAGTGTTCGCGAATTATTGGCAAATTTTAGATGAGATCACCGCACACTCGGGACAGTCTGTGCTGGAGTTTGGCAGCGGAACAGGCAATTTAACGGAGAAGCTGGTTGCTGCTGGGAAGACCGTTTACCCTGTGGAACCTTCGCCAGAAATGCGAGACATGGCGGCAAAAAAAGACGCACTGCAAGCAACCTCTTTTTTTGCTGGCGATATGGAAAACTTTCCCTTGCCACCAGAGCCTGTGGATACGATCGTATCGAATTTAGTGTTCCACCATCTGACGGCAGAGGAAAAGCAAAAGGTTCTCAAAGAATACAATCAGATCCTTCCTATCGGCGGGAAAATTATTTTTGGGGACACGATGTTTTTGTCACAAACGGTTTACGACACCTATCTACGCACAGAAAAAGAAGCAGGACGACAGAACTTAGCCGCTGATTTAGAGCGAGAGTATTATCCTGTGATAAGTGAATTAGATCAATATTTTCAAAAAAGTGGGTTTCAAACAACGTACCGACAAATGAATCGTTTTGTTTGGATCGTTTATGCAGAAAAAATAATGGAGGCAGAATAA
- a CDS encoding PLP-dependent cysteine synthase family protein, with protein MIIDSIQMAIGDTPMLRFTHHQFEEIPKGSAIYAKLEYLNPGGSIKDRLGAYLIKEGIEQRKITENTVIIEPTAGNTGIGVAIAAQAAKLSTMFVVPEKFSLEKQELMRALGAEIVHTPTEEGIKGAIAEAKRLHAERSNSYLPLQFDNPANPEAYYHTLGPELIKDLGSSITSFVAGIGSGGTFSGVARYLLKHVPLIRLIGVEPEGSILNGGASHSHEIEGIGVEFIPTFLEGLPVHDFATISDAEGFAMTRRLAKEHGTLVGSSSGAAMAAALREVATLPAGSQVVTVFPDAGDRYLSKQIYSRTDY; from the coding sequence ATGATTATTGATTCGATTCAGATGGCGATTGGGGACACACCGATGCTCCGATTCACCCATCACCAGTTTGAAGAAATACCGAAAGGTTCCGCCATTTATGCGAAGCTGGAATATTTAAATCCAGGAGGGAGCATCAAAGATCGTTTAGGCGCTTACCTGATCAAGGAGGGGATAGAACAGCGTAAAATCACGGAAAATACAGTGATCATTGAACCGACCGCTGGAAACACTGGGATCGGTGTGGCGATCGCCGCGCAGGCAGCCAAGCTGTCGACGATGTTTGTCGTACCGGAAAAATTCAGCTTGGAAAAGCAAGAGCTGATGAGGGCGTTGGGGGCGGAGATCGTCCATACACCAACAGAAGAAGGAATCAAAGGCGCGATCGCGGAAGCCAAACGATTGCATGCGGAGCGGTCAAACAGCTATTTGCCCTTGCAGTTTGACAATCCCGCAAACCCTGAAGCCTATTACCATACCTTGGGTCCCGAATTAATAAAAGATCTTGGCTCATCCATAACAAGCTTTGTGGCCGGGATCGGCAGTGGCGGAACCTTTAGCGGCGTGGCACGCTACTTGCTGAAGCACGTGCCATTGATTCGCTTGATCGGCGTGGAGCCTGAAGGATCGATTCTCAATGGTGGCGCGAGTCATAGTCATGAAATTGAAGGAATCGGCGTGGAATTTATTCCGACTTTTCTTGAAGGACTTCCAGTTCATGATTTTGCGACGATCAGTGATGCAGAGGGATTTGCCATGACTCGTCGGCTGGCAAAAGAGCATGGTACGCTCGTTGGAAGTTCGTCGGGGGCTGCGATGGCGGCGGCTTTGCGAGAAGTCGCGACTCTTCCAGCCGGCAGTCAAGTAGTGACCGTATTTCCCGATGCCGGAGATCGCTACTTGTCAAAGCAAATCTATTCTAGAACCGATTATTGA
- a CDS encoding aldo/keto reductase produces the protein MEELKLNNGQMIPQLGLGVFKVQDADDLKRAVAEALKDGYRHFDTATIYHNEEWLGEALAQSDVKREDLFITSKVWNSNTTYDETIAAFHESLKKLQTDYLDLYLIHWPSEGYNEKWRAMESLYNDGLIKSIGVSNFEKPHLEKLMTTATIKPTVDQIETHPYFQQKELHEYLKSLDIVHEAWGPLGQGKSNVLEDPVLTKIAEAHSKTVAQVILRWHLQRDIIVIPKSVHEERIAQNIDVFDFTLTEEEMSMIASIDKNQRGSGDPNDEEFLKGSLSRE, from the coding sequence ATGGAAGAGTTGAAATTGAACAACGGTCAAATGATCCCTCAATTGGGTCTCGGTGTCTTCAAAGTGCAAGATGCGGATGATTTGAAACGTGCCGTAGCGGAAGCTTTGAAGGACGGCTATCGTCACTTCGATACTGCAACGATCTATCACAATGAAGAATGGCTTGGTGAAGCACTTGCTCAAAGCGATGTGAAACGTGAAGACCTCTTCATTACGTCAAAAGTATGGAACAGCAACACGACGTATGATGAAACAATTGCCGCTTTCCACGAATCTTTGAAAAAATTACAAACCGACTATTTGGATCTTTACTTGATCCACTGGCCAAGTGAAGGCTACAACGAAAAATGGCGTGCAATGGAAAGTTTGTACAATGACGGTCTGATCAAATCCATTGGTGTCTCAAACTTTGAGAAACCGCACTTGGAAAAATTGATGACGACAGCAACAATCAAACCTACTGTTGACCAAATCGAAACACATCCGTACTTCCAACAAAAGGAATTGCATGAGTATTTGAAGAGTTTGGATATCGTTCATGAAGCGTGGGGCCCTCTTGGACAAGGCAAAAGCAATGTTTTAGAAGATCCTGTGTTAACAAAAATCGCTGAAGCCCACAGCAAAACGGTGGCGCAAGTCATCTTGCGTTGGCACTTGCAACGGGATATCATCGTCATTCCAAAATCTGTCCACGAAGAACGCATCGCTCAAAACATCGATGTCTTTGATTTCACGTTGACAGAGGAAGAAATGTCTATGATCGCTTCCATTGATAAAAATCAACGTGGCTCTGGTGATCCAAACGACGAAGAATTTTTGAAGGGCTCATTAAGCAGAGAATAA
- a CDS encoding DNA adenine methylase, with protein MNPSPLRYPGGKHKMYKYIKALVSENNVDTYIEPFCGGAGLALELLLSKDVKKIIINDYDYSIYCFWESVLYHTDELIAKIESTNIDLKEWHRQKKIRENIYDYSVAEVGFSTLFLNRTNRSGIIDKAGPIGGYQQTGNYLIDCRFNKEKIIAKILKIASVRDRIKIYNLEALDFIDDVIKKEKKAFTFFDPPYFEKGKGLYTNFYSMGDHYTLAKKIVDELDKKKWIVTYDLAPEIDSMYCNVDSIKFTLSYTLQTKKRGAEFLFFSNKVKRIEDNEYLNFLEV; from the coding sequence ATGAATCCATCACCACTAAGATATCCTGGCGGGAAACATAAAATGTATAAATATATTAAGGCGTTAGTATCAGAAAATAATGTTGATACATATATTGAACCTTTTTGTGGAGGTGCGGGGCTTGCTTTGGAACTACTCTTAAGCAAGGATGTAAAAAAAATAATTATTAACGACTATGATTATAGTATTTATTGTTTTTGGGAGAGTGTTCTCTATCATACAGATGAATTAATAGCGAAAATTGAGTCAACAAATATTGATTTGAAAGAATGGCACAGACAAAAAAAAATAAGAGAAAATATCTATGATTATTCTGTAGCAGAAGTTGGTTTTTCAACATTATTTCTCAATAGGACTAATAGATCAGGAATTATTGATAAAGCAGGTCCGATTGGAGGGTATCAGCAGACAGGTAACTATCTAATTGATTGCCGTTTTAATAAGGAAAAGATAATTGCTAAAATATTAAAGATAGCCTCTGTGAGAGATAGAATTAAAATCTACAACTTAGAAGCTCTAGATTTCATTGATGATGTAATAAAAAAGGAAAAAAAGGCATTTACTTTTTTTGATCCTCCTTATTTTGAAAAGGGGAAAGGTCTATATACTAATTTTTACAGTATGGGTGACCATTATACGTTAGCAAAAAAAATTGTAGATGAATTAGATAAGAAAAAGTGGATTGTTACTTATGATTTGGCACCTGAGATTGATAGTATGTATTGCAATGTTGACAGTATAAAATTTACTCTATCATATACTTTGCAGACAAAGAAAAGAGGTGCTGAATTCCTATTCTTTTCAAATAAAGTTAAAAGGATAGAGGATAATGAGTACTTAAATTTTTTGGAGGTATAG
- a CDS encoding tyrosine-type recombinase/integrase, whose protein sequence is MTAIKKYTDKKGNTAYKFQIYLGINPFTGKSKKTTRTGFKTRKEASLAYSKLKIEAEKGNIFRDKRKPTFNELYELWFDTHKLKIKPNTQDSIETIFKKRILPHFGHMKIDKITPIMCQKILNQWAKTYRSFNENKIRFSMVMNYGVKVGLIDFNPMDRVDTPKAQVPPLEKTGNFLSKSELENYMTYIKQECDTKMYTFFRVIGFTGIRKGEALALTWNDIDFEKSTLQVNKTAYYRAKIKGYSTDSPKTKSSIRTIRLDNITLDVLRKWKNDQLKTLLSVGIRVDNKNCLVFSKMTKERELEYINNSIPNRELNKIIAKYNLTPITVHGLRHTHTTLLAESGVIPNTAMKRLGHSKIETTLGIYTHVTETMEEEGLDLFEKHVGF, encoded by the coding sequence ATGACTGCAATAAAAAAATACACAGATAAAAAGGGAAATACAGCTTACAAGTTTCAAATTTATCTAGGGATAAATCCTTTTACTGGAAAATCAAAGAAGACTACTAGGACAGGTTTTAAAACCAGAAAAGAAGCTTCTCTAGCTTATTCAAAGTTAAAAATTGAAGCAGAAAAAGGGAATATCTTTAGGGACAAAAGAAAACCTACTTTTAATGAGCTTTACGAACTATGGTTTGATACACATAAACTAAAAATTAAACCTAATACGCAAGACTCAATTGAAACTATATTTAAAAAGAGAATACTTCCTCATTTTGGGCATATGAAAATTGATAAGATAACGCCAATTATGTGTCAAAAGATATTAAATCAATGGGCTAAAACTTATAGGTCTTTTAATGAAAATAAAATACGATTCAGTATGGTTATGAACTATGGAGTAAAAGTAGGCTTAATAGATTTTAACCCAATGGATAGAGTAGATACACCTAAAGCACAAGTTCCCCCCTTGGAAAAAACAGGAAATTTTCTCTCGAAATCCGAGTTAGAAAATTACATGACTTATATAAAACAAGAATGTGATACTAAAATGTATACTTTTTTCAGGGTTATTGGGTTTACTGGCATTAGAAAAGGAGAAGCTCTTGCATTAACATGGAATGATATTGATTTTGAAAAATCAACTTTGCAGGTCAATAAAACTGCTTACTACAGAGCAAAAATTAAAGGCTATAGTACGGATAGTCCTAAAACGAAGAGTTCTATAAGAACGATTAGACTTGATAACATTACTCTTGATGTTCTTCGAAAATGGAAAAACGACCAACTAAAAACCTTACTGTCTGTTGGCATAAGAGTAGACAACAAAAATTGTTTAGTATTTTCAAAGATGACGAAGGAACGTGAGTTAGAATATATAAACAATTCAATTCCTAATAGAGAACTTAATAAAATAATAGCAAAGTACAACCTAACTCCTATAACAGTTCATGGACTAAGACATACTCACACTACACTACTAGCAGAGTCAGGCGTAATTCCTAATACTGCTATGAAACGCTTAGGTCACTCAAAAATCGAAACGACATTGGGCATCTACACTCATGTAACTGAAACAATGGAAGAAGAAGGATTAGACCTTTTTGAAAAACATGTCGGTTTTTAG
- a CDS encoding S-ribosylhomocysteine lyase, giving the protein MKMNVESFNLDHTKVKAPYIRVADKKTGANGDLIVKYDVRLKQPNQAYMDMAALHSLEHLTAELIRNHADYIVDWSPMGCQTGFYLTVLNHDDIDEIMDVVEQTMKDVLKATEVPASNPVQCGWAANHTLEGAQELAKEFLSQRDEWPHIFAEG; this is encoded by the coding sequence ATGAAAATGAATGTTGAAAGTTTTAATTTAGACCACACAAAGGTTAAGGCGCCGTATATTCGCGTCGCGGACAAAAAGACTGGAGCAAATGGCGACTTGATCGTGAAATATGATGTTCGCCTGAAACAACCAAATCAAGCCTATATGGATATGGCTGCATTGCATTCCTTGGAGCATTTAACAGCAGAACTGATCCGAAACCATGCAGACTATATCGTAGACTGGTCACCAATGGGATGCCAAACAGGATTCTATCTGACTGTTTTGAACCATGACGACATTGACGAGATCATGGATGTTGTGGAGCAAACGATGAAGGATGTCTTGAAGGCAACAGAAGTACCGGCGAGCAATCCCGTCCAATGCGGCTGGGCAGCGAACCACACATTGGAAGGCGCTCAAGAGTTGGCGAAAGAATTCTTGAGTCAACGAGACGAATGGCCGCATATTTTTGCGGAGGGCTAA
- a CDS encoding AraC family transcriptional regulator, which translates to MIEPKSITTENLEDLKIIYIRFRGSYAAFRKQSRKLFNELFEFATKNDLIVENETKVLTIYDDNPFITESKNLRTSVAMTIPNDRTVQETGNICLSSISGKFGVGHFELSAKEYGDAWNYMYQEWLFKDDQKARDAVPFELFVTEPPKNFRDKSFTDIYIPIN; encoded by the coding sequence ATGATCGAACCGAAAAGCATCACAACAGAGAATCTGGAGGACTTGAAAATCATTTATATTCGTTTCAGAGGAAGCTACGCCGCATTTAGAAAGCAGAGCCGAAAGCTGTTCAACGAACTATTTGAATTCGCGACAAAAAATGATCTCATCGTCGAAAATGAGACCAAGGTATTGACTATTTACGATGACAATCCATTTATTACCGAGTCCAAGAATTTACGCACCAGTGTCGCCATGACCATTCCAAATGATCGAACCGTTCAAGAAACCGGCAATATCTGCTTGTCTAGTATTTCAGGAAAATTTGGTGTCGGACATTTTGAACTATCCGCAAAAGAATATGGTGATGCCTGGAACTATATGTATCAAGAATGGCTTTTCAAAGACGATCAGAAGGCCCGCGATGCGGTACCGTTTGAATTGTTCGTTACTGAGCCACCTAAGAATTTTAGAGATAAGAGTTTTACGGATATTTATATTCCGATTAATTGA
- a CDS encoding VOC family protein, producing MTVIIPTFQISAAAHIGRVTLKVANLEKMTRFYQEVIGLQVLSQNASQSTLGVGDTVLLELHKVQAPLAVTPKTGLYHVAFLLPSRKDLGNALRHYLQVDAPLIGASDHGYSEALYLNDPEGNGIEVYHDKPQSEWDIRADGEIVGVTLEMDAEAVIAAGDATWDGFPMGTTVGHVHLKVADLMQTEQFYTEVLGLSLKNNFGNQAKFFATGDYHHHIGSNVWLGKNVPAMTENDLGLDYFSFAVPNQAELDRLENHWKTQIDYDKDESGSLWMVDPNGITLKFEK from the coding sequence ATGACAGTAATTATTCCCACTTTTCAAATAAGCGCGGCTGCCCACATTGGGCGAGTAACTTTGAAGGTAGCTAATTTAGAAAAAATGACTCGCTTTTACCAAGAAGTGATTGGTCTGCAAGTCTTGAGTCAAAACGCATCCCAAAGTACACTAGGTGTTGGCGATACGGTATTATTAGAATTACATAAGGTGCAAGCGCCTCTAGCTGTGACGCCCAAGACCGGTTTATATCATGTGGCGTTTTTATTACCTAGTCGAAAAGATCTGGGCAATGCCCTGCGTCACTATTTACAAGTCGACGCACCATTAATTGGCGCTAGTGATCACGGCTATAGTGAAGCCCTCTATCTGAACGATCCAGAAGGGAACGGCATCGAAGTGTACCATGATAAGCCGCAAAGCGAATGGGATATTCGTGCGGATGGTGAGATCGTTGGTGTGACACTCGAAATGGATGCGGAAGCGGTGATTGCTGCTGGAGATGCTACATGGGATGGATTTCCAATGGGGACAACAGTTGGTCACGTGCACTTAAAAGTAGCGGATTTGATGCAAACGGAACAATTTTATACAGAAGTTTTAGGCTTGTCTTTGAAAAATAATTTCGGCAATCAAGCCAAATTTTTCGCGACGGGTGATTATCATCATCACATTGGCTCGAATGTCTGGTTAGGAAAAAATGTTCCTGCGATGACAGAAAACGACTTGGGCTTGGACTATTTCAGTTTTGCTGTACCCAATCAAGCCGAGTTGGACCGTTTAGAAAATCACTGGAAAACGCAGATCGATTATGACAAAGATGAAAGCGGCAGTTTGTGGATGGTTGATCCCAACGGAATTACGCTGAAGTTTGAAAAATAG
- a CDS encoding GNAT family N-acetyltransferase, which yields MGTERILTERLILRKMVVADHVQMFRHWANDPAVTTYLTWEPYENAEDVAAYLALNEQAYQSEDHFYWGIEEKETQHLIGAISVVRYNPEIKTMEIGYVLGTDWWHQGYTAEALTAVVDYLFAATSVQRIEAFHDAENENSGNVLKKCGFTYEGLLKQRGKNNRGIVDECLYSRLRD from the coding sequence ATGGGCACGGAACGGATACTGACTGAAAGATTGATATTGAGGAAGATGGTCGTGGCAGACCATGTCCAGATGTTTCGCCACTGGGCAAATGATCCTGCTGTAACAACGTACCTGACTTGGGAACCTTACGAAAATGCGGAAGATGTCGCTGCTTATCTCGCGCTTAACGAACAAGCATATCAGAGCGAGGATCATTTTTACTGGGGGATCGAAGAGAAAGAAACCCAGCACTTGATTGGGGCGATCTCTGTCGTCCGCTACAATCCAGAAATAAAAACCATGGAGATCGGCTACGTTCTCGGTACAGATTGGTGGCATCAGGGCTACACTGCTGAAGCGCTGACCGCCGTTGTAGACTACCTCTTTGCCGCTACTTCCGTCCAGCGGATCGAGGCCTTTCATGATGCTGAAAATGAGAATTCTGGGAATGTCTTGAAAAAATGCGGCTTTACGTATGAAGGCTTGCTGAAACAACGAGGAAAAAATAATCGCGGGATCGTAGATGAATGCCTCTATTCGAGACTTCGTGACTAG
- a CDS encoding helix-turn-helix domain-containing protein — protein sequence MEENSNLKVGFALKRIRQMKSIEGKKYTQAMMAKDLGVGQSYIGGLENNTRTPSFKTLIKIADALGIGLRNLIDLCEYQRLTELYCQPSKDGTHNLLSPEKLSNIGTPEAFAFRDVSKSFDYENLNFKLGEFLDNVDVKKKIYEGESIPYIDSTNLSDIISKGINKQKNIFFNNQKLTDGQILGLNQYLEAITNQNNGGV from the coding sequence ATGGAAGAAAATAGTAACTTGAAGGTTGGATTTGCTCTTAAGCGTATTAGACAAATGAAATCTATTGAAGGAAAAAAATATACTCAAGCGATGATGGCTAAAGACTTAGGAGTCGGACAGTCATATATTGGAGGTCTTGAAAACAACACACGAACTCCATCATTCAAGACTTTGATAAAGATTGCAGATGCTTTGGGTATCGGTCTCCGTAACTTAATTGATCTATGTGAATACCAACGTCTTACAGAACTATATTGCCAACCAAGTAAAGATGGAACACACAACCTATTATCTCCAGAAAAATTATCCAATATAGGTACACCTGAAGCATTTGCCTTTAGAGATGTTAGTAAATCTTTCGATTACGAAAATCTTAATTTTAAATTAGGAGAATTTTTAGATAATGTTGATGTTAAGAAGAAGATATATGAAGGAGAAAGCATTCCTTATATAGACTCAACTAATTTATCAGACATCATATCTAAGGGAATTAATAAACAAAAGAACATTTTCTTTAATAACCAAAAATTGACCGATGGACAGATATTAGGTCTTAATCAATATTTAGAAGCAATTACAAATCAGAATAATGGAGGTGTTTAA
- a CDS encoding helix-turn-helix domain-containing protein, with the protein MKKELEDVSDSTEESYRRLMNKTEDYIEQHLSEPISLSDLAKNAHFSEFHFHRIFKNYSTETLKEFVTRFKLERAAIFLRVSSSTSLTDIALSYGYNDASSFSRAFKKHFGVSPFKYRKQQEMTRVPKRNME; encoded by the coding sequence ATGAAAAAGGAGCTCGAGGATGTGTCGGATTCGACAGAAGAAAGCTATAGACGACTAATGAATAAAACAGAAGATTACATTGAACAGCATCTTTCAGAACCGATCTCGTTAAGTGACCTGGCTAAGAATGCGCACTTTTCAGAGTTTCATTTCCACCGAATTTTTAAAAACTATTCTACCGAGACACTGAAAGAATTCGTGACACGATTCAAGTTGGAACGCGCAGCCATTTTTCTACGTGTGTCCTCTTCTACTTCACTAACTGACATTGCCTTAAGCTACGGATATAATGATGCAAGCTCCTTCAGCAGAGCCTTCAAAAAACATTTTGGCGTCAGCCCCTTTAAGTATCGGAAACAGCAAGAAATGACAAGAGTTCCAAAAAGAAACATGGAATAA
- a CDS encoding VOC family protein, with the protein MAAFHHISLLTKDSRENVRFYTDVLGMRFVKNTVNQENHRMLHYYYGDYQGSPGSVVTFFVVPQLGHRYENQQFISTIGLKLPKNSLAYWQERLEHYSVDYTVSEGQLRFLDPDQVEILLTETELPPLTSEHQVTTDIPAEKQLLGLHSTQLHVSDPQATSAFFETFLSWTTVDQRIQLNATDFLEILPTDSDKTSHMGRGSADHIAFAIADDAALYDLQQRAKKQGWMIEKLVSRGYFKSLYIREPGGNRLEFATLGPGFTIDEPLEQLGEHFALPPFLADQRAEIEANIYPEA; encoded by the coding sequence GTGGCAGCATTTCATCATATCTCATTATTAACGAAAGACAGTCGTGAAAATGTACGATTTTATACCGATGTTTTAGGGATGCGTTTTGTGAAGAACACGGTCAATCAGGAGAATCATCGGATGCTTCATTATTATTATGGCGACTATCAAGGTTCACCGGGCAGTGTGGTGACTTTCTTTGTTGTTCCGCAGTTAGGGCATCGTTATGAGAATCAGCAGTTTATCTCGACGATTGGTCTGAAACTTCCGAAGAATAGTTTGGCCTACTGGCAAGAACGGTTGGAGCATTATTCGGTAGATTATACAGTGAGTGAGGGGCAATTACGCTTTCTCGATCCTGATCAAGTAGAGATTCTGTTGACTGAGACAGAGTTGCCTCCTTTGACTTCAGAGCATCAAGTGACCACTGATATTCCAGCCGAAAAACAACTTTTAGGATTGCATTCTACTCAGCTTCACGTTAGTGATCCTCAGGCAACAAGTGCATTTTTTGAGACTTTTCTAAGCTGGACCACCGTGGACCAGCGGATTCAATTGAATGCGACGGATTTTCTTGAGATTTTACCGACTGATTCGGACAAGACAAGTCACATGGGGCGCGGCAGTGCGGATCATATCGCCTTCGCCATTGCGGACGACGCTGCCTTATATGACCTGCAGCAACGGGCGAAAAAACAAGGCTGGATGATCGAAAAACTCGTCTCTCGCGGATATTTCAAGAGTCTTTACATTCGCGAACCTGGTGGGAATCGACTGGAGTTCGCGACGCTTGGGCCGGGCTTTACCATCGATGAACCTTTGGAACAGCTAGGAGAACATTTTGCATTGCCGCCATTTTTAGCCGATCAACGTGCTGAAATAGAAGCCAATATTTATCCAGAGGCATAA